From one Babesia bovis T2Bo chromosome 3, whole genome shotgun sequence genomic stretch:
- a CDS encoding RAP domain family protein, whose protein sequence is MYLFLRTSGIRLAGGLLERRSFRTAEDCLSLLSNGSNVETQELYDAFKFLATNHNERLSAVKDSRFVDLISEVENRLPSLNSSYMGNFALRIATVSQSAGGSATTHGELCRGLVSKIATAIIDKGARARELAQVAYATSAIGIDSDAIFELSKQTITTDIDSVTPDALNFSLQAAYKRNSRDKIYYALLCEKLCELTERFTANDVINTLRALAKTGLLKGFLLRRLSTLVMDNLDQFTHEQLCDASYRLGQMKFMTPTNFGRIYATVESSLGNLNDRTRVHLLAAGCYSEYDKREDLESLLGTLKYKERWELSACIDYVFSCAYLRLYNDELPRVIEGIFKYTPTVSRKYGLILKESLDAFAVESAPVEYSIPPRWKDLLDHCEKTESELNKHTPGYQEIHKILQGSSSNFAESKKVDPFMVPFVDEERKLVILIEYASNMSNLVVKKRCLETLGHKVGIVKYWDWRRLKTESSQADYISRLLTTLSR, encoded by the exons atgtatttatttttgCGTACATCGGGGATCCGTTTGGCCGGTGGGCTTTTAGAGCGTCGTTCTTTTCGAACTGCTGAGGACTGCTTGAGCCTTCTATCTAATGGCTCCAACGTTGAAACCCAGGAGCTCTATGATGCGTTTAAATTTTTGGCTACTAACCACAATGAGCGTCTGTCTGCTGTGAAGGACTCTCGTTTTGTTGATTTAATTTCCGAGGTTGAGAATCGTTTGCCTAGCCTGAACTCATCATATATGGGCAACTTTGCTTTGCGTATTGCTACGGTTTCTCAGTCTGCTGGTGGTTCTGCTACTACACATGGCGAGCTTTGTCGTGGTCTTGTGTCTAAAATCGCTACTGCTATAATTGATAAGGGTGCCAGAGCTCGTGAGCTTGCTCAGGTGGCTTATGCCACATCGGCTATTGGTATTGATTCTGATGCCATATTTGAGCTATCTAAGCAGACTATAACTACTGATATAGATTCAGTAACACCAGATGCTTTGAACTTCTCGCTTCAGGCTGCCTATAAGCGTAACTCTCGTGATAAGATATACTACGCTCTGCTTTGTGAGAAGTTATGTGAGCTCACTGAGCGGTTTACCGCCAATGATGTGATAAACACTCTTCGTGCTTTGGCAAAGACTGG GCTTTTGAAGGGCTTTTTGCTGCGTCGATTATCCACCTTAGTTATGGACAACTTGGACCAGTTCACTCATGAACAGTTGTGTGATGCATCTTATCGTCTAGGTCAGATGAAATTTATGACCCCGACTAACTTTGGTCGTATATACGCCACAGTTGAATCGTCTCTTGGCAATTTGAACGACCGTACGCGTGTTCATTTACTTGCTGCTGGTTGTTATTCTGAGTATGATAAAAGGGAGGATCTGGAGTCCCTTTTGGGTACCTTAAAGTACAAGGAGCGTTGGGAGCTATCCGCGTGCATCGATTACGTTTTTTCGTGTGCCTACCTTCGTCTTTATAATGATGAGCTGCCTCGCGTTATTGAAGGGATATTCAAGTATACTCCAACTGTATCACG GAAATACGGTTTAATTTTGAAGGAGTCTCTTGATGCTTTTGCTGTTGAATCTGCGCCTGTGGAGTACAGCATACCGCCCAGATGGAAGGACCTATTGGATCACTGTG AAAAAACTGAGAGTGAACTGAACAAACACACTCCTGGATACCAGGAAATCCATAAGATTTTACAGGGTTCATCTTCTAATTTCGCTGAATCTAAGAAGGTGGACCCCTTTATGGTACCCTTTGTGGATGAGGAGCGCAAGCTTGTTATATTGATTGAATATGCTAGCAACATGAGCAACTTGGTGGTTAAGAAGCG TTGTCTGGAGACCTTGGGTCACAAGGTGGGAATAGTGAAGTATTGGGACTGGCGCCGTCTTAAAACTGAG TCGTCACAAGCGGATTACATATCACGTTTGCTGACTACATTATCGCGATGA
- a CDS encoding putative integral membrane protein, protein MLFFCRLALFALHICCVSEVRAAASRIQSNWPNVWPSIDSSGSTLESLNLTPEDVITTSPEADADAAASAFANPVSSAPRPFNVVILSDSLSELEKLRSDVDNILSFTRERQIEVLKQFGIHQDLVAKIPMKSPPPSPPASFGTGYMHYQLYTSFIAIFLVYIVAVPLACKLLYGGRKLARQHIPLSNGFYIFFIAFNVLQPLFGVGLIHSLLCLGAAYSGYRAAMRPLRIMRLFPRDIRKEPIGWIFEILCVCALFANVIYRLMTSLLYMIFGNIHVEQSYHNWISMLYALFILSASGAILLALMKIVPTFFAQELVFACSSLYILLSAISFLNDLCVYCGILGITLVAVDPTVFFCPMPLDHANSGVYMISLCIGSAYTAASFSGSYGTTVAR, encoded by the exons atgttgtttttttgCCGTTTGGCGTTATTTGCTTTGCACATTTGTTGTGTGTCTGAAGTCAGAGCTGCGGCATCTAGGATCCAGTCGA ATTGGCCGAATGTATGGCCTTCTATTGACTCTTCGGGGTCAACCTTGGAATCGCTTAATCT TACTCCAGAAGATGTAATAACCACATCTCCGGAAGCCGATGCCGATGCTGCAGCATCGGCATTTGCTAATCCAGTCAGTTCTGCTCC GCGCCCTTTCAATGTCGTTATACTATCGGATTCTCTTTCTGAGCTTGAGAAGCTACGTTCTGATGTG GACAATATCTTAAGTTTTACTCGTGAACGTCAGATTGAAGTTTTGAAGCAGTTCGGTATACATCAAG ATCTCGTCGCGAAGATTCCTATGAAATCACCTCCACCAAGCCCACCTGCCAG tttCGGGACTGGATATATGCACTACCAGTTGTATACGAGTTTTATTGCTATATTTTTAGTATACATTGTGGCTGTTCCACTAGCTTGCAAGCT TCTCTATGGCGGTCGTAAGCTTGCTAGACAGCATATTCCTTTGTCAAATGGGTTTTATATTTTCTTTATCGCATTTAACGTTTTACAACCACTGTTTGGTGTAGGACTTATTCATTCACTATTATGTCTCGGGGCGGCGTATTCGGGTTATAG GGCTGCTATGCGTCCGTTACGTATTATGCGTTTGTTTCCTCGTG ACATAAGGAAGGAGCCTATTGGATGG ATATTCGAGATATTATGCGTCTGTGCTTTGTTTGCCAATGTCATATACCGTTTAATGACGTCGCTACTCTATATGATTTTTGGTAACATACACGTGGAGCAATCATATCACAATTGGATTTCCATGTTATATGCTTTATTCATTCTATCTGCCTCGGGA GCTATACTCTTGGCATTGATGAAGATAGTTCCTACGTTCTTCGCCCAGGAATTAGTCTTTGCGTGTTcatcgttatatatactacttTCCG CTATATCGTTTTTGAACGATTTGTGTGTATATTGCGGGATTTTAGGTATAACCTTAGTGGCCGTTGACCCAA CTGTCTTCTTTTGTCCAATGCCTTTAGATCATGCGAATAGcggtgtatatatgatcTCTTTATGTATTGGTAGTGCATATACGGCTGCTTCTTTTAGTGGTTCTTATGGCACTACTGTTGCCCGCTGA
- a CDS encoding RING-box protein 1A: MNAEPEKPRFTIKKWSAVALWNWKIAVDNCAICRNHIMDLCIECQTAETEEQTSNEEQCSVAWGACSHAFHLHCISKWLKTRHVCPLDNAQWNFATKETN, from the exons ATGAATGCCGAACCCGAAAAACCACGCTTCACCATCAAAAAATGGTCGGCAGTCGCATTGTGGAACTGGAAAATTGCAGTAGATAATTGTGCCATATGTAGGAATCATATCATGGACCTCTGTATCGAATGCCAG ACGGCTGAAACAGAAGAGCAAACGTCAAACGAAGAACAGTGCTCAGTAGCCTGGGGAGCTTGCAGTCACGCCTTCCACCTACACTGCATATCAAAGTGGCTGAAAACAAGACATGTATGTCCACTTGATAACGCACAGTGGAACTTTGCAACAAAGGAAACTAATTGA
- a CDS encoding phospholipid-translocating P-type ATPase flippase family protein, with protein MWLWLRQLFRRKESKKCDGKVYLVTNYSEYQGTVFEPSYVPIDDSFLSKQWRRFTEYFSCVFRSGIKGSDNSDEAAADEANRLAFLRGSRSSNFIKTTKYSWLTFLPRVIFFQITRIGNMIFLGVSFLQLIDDVSDSNGIPTYLIPVVFVIVVCLLRELASDLARWRHDEKENGRLVHVFRGGKLVKMKQRDIRVGDIVKVYAYEYFPSDLVLLNCCDKHGVCNIETKNADGESNVKYKHVVPELAALFQNDEDAARTQIKIVCEPPSDDLSSFYGVAYYSNEDVHSIQTQRLERIQDLRSQYGGNLRSSVSSIDVNIKTVNLQFDQLLLRGTSMVNTEWAYCVAVYVGKETRLLKGSVGTSKRKSSKLEDIYQRNLFVVMMILVVSVFLSALLGVYWLLRVSTSHGYLHVRPQSSFMRTFFVTMGSMLLLLAAMIPVDLIILWEIVRMVESKQINWNTTMVSDGKRAVSRSDQLIEDLAHITHIYTDKTGTLTQNVMSLKALGFGNLGLLRHPKWEHYFWDFYSSTDPSLRSSLREFVLVASVCHSVVIRKGSETVIEKDEITLKSVNGKPRLLAVRYDPVEYDAASPDELALVVGMSKVGCVFTNRRTITEIDISLVTPEAQKLVLSEEEFALWDAIAADGTVPVLRFFIREALAFDSNRKCMSVVIEDTNGEILVLNKGADSAMVRMLHDEQQISWASMEEHLSKFATIGLRTLVCAVRHMDLAEYELWHMKYNEVLMSGGGRDTSINDVMSNLESNLKLVGCTGIEDLLQVEVGSVISDLKKAGIVIWVLTGDKLETAISIGHSTNMLNDDTLNAVLDNPDPAIVSRDLDGHLLNCLGATKLQNPELDLHVTSPAVLPKYSTECVVGSQSSEIAQEFTQFCVTITGDVLQTIYSCRVLKHRFFRLAQYATVVIACRMTHKQKCQLTRDNTSFNIHSTSLAIGDGANDVDMILTANVGVGIDGREGHQACQSADFIISEFRFLRQLLFVHGREALRKNTFLLYFCIFRNFSYSFVNVIYNFYTGFSGVSVFNTWSKQITNLFFTSIPLMFYVILDRQVPHELLTRYPILYNTWSLKPVNNFLRGLIRPFGSNWLVKRLRKRLEERRGVHDPLNFWGFILAALWLSIFETLIILKLTDTTDFSLLDGRPQTFGFNLFSQTMYVHHILAVNAIVCLVSKTWFWPNHFFIWGETLTLIIFWVIVSLVPAFAFVPEAHVFYGTFESLHTSIIYYGVILLTLVVSLFPFWGYLYYTAVFNPSLEDRIALQLKQGTFNGIVPSLHNSVAYVANEKINRSNLESGFAFAIEQRDALMVIIQRTIHKMFKT; from the coding sequence ATGTGGCTCTGGCTGCGGCAATTATTCCGTCGAAAAGAATCTAAGAAGTGCGACGGCAAAGTTTATTTAGTAACGAATTACTCTGAGTACCAAGGCACAGTTTTTGAGCCTTCTTATGTACCTATAGACGATTCTTTTTTATCTAAGCAATGGCGTCGTTTTACAGAGTATTTTAGCTGTGTATTTCGTAGTGGAATTAAGGGATCAGATAATTCTGATGAGGCTGCTGCAGATGAGGCTAATCGTTTAGCCTTTTTACGTGGTTCACGTAGTTCTAATTTCATCAAAACAACGAAATACTCATGGTTAACATTTCTACCTCGTGTTATATTCTTTCAAATTACGCGTATAGGTAATATGATATTCTTAGGTGTATCTTTTCTTCAACTGATTGATGATGTGTCCGACTCGAATGGAATACCCACATATTTAATTCCGGTGGTTTTTGTTATTGTAGTATGTTTGCTTAGAGAGTTGGCATCTGATCTTGCACGTTGGCGTCATGATGAGAAGGAGAACGGTCGCCTAGTTCATGTATTTCGAGGTGGGAAACTCGTAAAGATGAAGCAGCGTGACATTCGTGTGGGTGATATTGTAAAAGTCTACGCTTATGAGTATTTCCCGTCTGATCTTGTGCTACTTAACTGTTGTGATAAGCATGGTGTATGTAATATTGAGACGAAAAATGCCGATGGCGAATCCAATGTAAAATACAAGCACGTGGTGCCCGAATTGGCTGCCTTATTCCAGaatgatgaagatgcaGCCAGGACACAGATTAAAATCGTTTGCGAGCCTCCTTCTGATGATCTGAGTTCATTTTATGGTGTGGCATATTATAGCAATGAAGATGTACATTCCATACAAACCCAGCGGCTAGAACGTATACAAGATTTGCGATCACAATATGGCGGCAATTTGCGCAGCAGTGTATCTAGTATAGATGTAAACATAAAGACAGTTAATCTGCAGTTTGACCAACTGCTACTACGTGGTACCTCGATGGTCAATACTGAATGGGCTTATTGTGTTGCTGTATATGTCGGGAAAGAAACACGCTTATTGAAGGGTTCAGTTGGCACGTCTAAGCGCAAAAGTTCCAAACTTGAGGATATATACCAAAGGAACTTGTTTGTTGTTATGATGATACTTGTGGTTTCTGTTTTTCTATCTGCTCTTTTGGGTGTCTATTGGTTATTGAGGGTATCAACTAGTCATGGTTACCTTCACGTAAGGCCTCAATCATCATTTATGCGGACTTTCTTTGTAACTATGGGTAGTATGTTACTTCTCCTAGCTGCCATGATACCTGTTGACCTGATTATATTATGGGAAATAGTCCGTATGGTTGAATCGAAGCAGATTAACTGGAACACTACTATGGTATCAGATGGTAAACGTGCCGTATCACGTAGTGACCAATTAATTGAGGATTTAGCGCATATAACtcacatatatacagataAGACTGGTACCCTGACTCAGAATGTCATGAGTCTAAAGGCTTTAGGTTTTGGTAACTTGGGGTTGCTTCGTCATCCTAAATGGGAGCATTACTTTTGGGACTTTTATAGTTCCACTGATCCTTCATTGCGAAGCTCACTACGTGAATTTGTGTTGGTGGCTTCAGTATGCCACAGTGTTGTTATACGTAAGGGGAGTGAAACTGTTATTGAGAAGGATGAGATTACGTTAAAGAGCGTCAATGGGAAGCCACGTCTGTTGGCGGTTCGCTATGATCCTGTAGAGTACGACGCCGCATCGCCCGATGAGCTGGCCCTTGTTGTAGGCATGTCTAAAGTTGGTTGTGTTTTCACTAACCGTCGCACCATTACTGAAATTGATATCTCTCTTGTAACTCCAGAGGCTCAGAAGCTAGTATTAAGTGAGGAAGAATTTGCATTGTGGGATGCTATCGCTGCTGATGGTACGGTTCCTGTTTTACGATTCTTTATCCGTGAGGCTTTGGCCTTCGACTCTAATCGCAAGTGCATGAGTGTGGTGATTGAGGATACCAATGGTGAGATTCTTGTGCTCAATAAGGGTGCTGATAGTGCGATGGTTCGTATGCTCCATGATGAGCAACAAATAAGTTGGGCTTCCATGGAGGAGCATTTGAGCAAGTTTGCAACCATCGGTTTGCGAACTTTGGTTTGCGCCGTACGACACATGGACCTAGCTGAATATGAATTATGgcatatgaaatataatgaGGTCCTAATGTCAGGTGGCGGCCGTGACACCAGCATAAATGACGTTATGTCTAATCTAGAGTCCAATTTAAAACTAGTGGGATGCACTGGTATAGAAGATTTACTTCAGGTTGAGGTAGGATCTGTGATAAGTGATTTGAAGAAGGCTGGTATTGTCATCTGGGTTCTCACTGGTGACAAGCTTGAAACGGCTATAAGCATTGGTCATTCCACCAATATGCTCAACGATGACACCCTAAATGCAGTGTTAGATAATCCCGATCCGGCTATTGTATCTCGTGATTTGGATGGCCACCTGTTGAATTGTTTGGGTGCTACTAAGTTGCAGAATCCAGAGTTAGATTTACATGTTACTTCTCCAGCGGTATTACCCAAGTATTCAACTGAATGCGTTGTAGGTTCTCAAAGTAGTGAAATAGCGCAGGAGTTTACCCAGTTTTGTGTTACTATAACTGGCGATGTCCTTCAGACGATATACAGCTGTAGGGTTCTTAAGCATCGCTTTTTTCGTCTTGCTCAGTATGCCACTGTAGTTATAGCTTGTCGCATGACTCATAAGCAGAAATGCCAGCTAACTCGGGATAATACGTCATTTAATATTCACAGCACTTCACTTGCTATTGGGGATGGTGCTAATGATGTTGATATGATATTAACTGCGAATGTTGGCGTTGGTATTGATGGTCGTGAGGGTCACCAAGCTTGTCAAAGTGctgattttattatatctgAATTCCGTTTTTTACGTCAGCTTCTTTTTGTTCATGGTCGTGAGGCTCTTCGTAAGAACACCTTCTTACtttatttttgtatttttcGCAATTTTAGTTACAGTTTCGTAaacgttatatataatttctaCACTGGATTCAGCGGGGTCAGCGTCTTCAACACGTGGAGTAAGCAGATTACTAACTTGTTCTTCACTTCGATTCCTTTGATGTTTTACGTGATATTAGATCGTCAGGTTCCTCATGAGCTTTTAACTCGTTATCccatattgtataatacCTGGAGTTTGAAGCCTGTGAATAACTTTTTACGTGGGTTGATAAGGCCTTTTGGTTCTAACTGGTTGGTTAAACGTCTTCGTAAACGTTTAGAGGAGCGTCGTGGAGTTCACGACCCTTTGAATTTTTGGGGTTTTATTTTAGCTGCGCTTTGGTTATCTATTTTTGAGACATTGATTATCCTTAAGTTGACTGACACTACTGATTTCAGTTTATTGGATGGTCGTCCTCAGACTTTTGGCTTCAACTTATTTTCGCAGACGATGTATGTTCATCACATTTTGGCTGTTAATGCGATTGTATGTTTAGTTTCTAAGACTTGGTTTTGGCCTAATCACTTTTTCATTTGGGGTGAGACATTAACTTTGATAATATTTTGGGTGATTGTAAGTTTAGTCCCTGCTTTTGCTTTTGTGCCTGAGGCGCACGTTTTTTACGGCACTTTTGAATCACTCCACACGTCAATTATATACTACGGTGTTATACTATTGACATTGGTGGTTTCTTTATTTCCATTTTGGGGATATTTATACTACACTGCTGTTTTCAACCCATCATTGGAGGATCGCATTGCTCTTCAGTTGAAACAAGGTACTTTTAATGGGATCGTCCCATCTCTACACAATTCTGTTGCTTATGTAGCCAATGAGAAGATAAACCGCAGCAATTTAGAATCTGGTTTTGCGTTTGCCATAGAGCAGCGTGATGCGCTAATGGTTATAATACAGCGAACTATCCATAAGATGTTTAAGActtaa
- a CDS encoding HCNGP-like family protein, with protein MKEIDIDSVSTNNEPNVPKQLENNILQLKKLHEQGCTINANIENSVDFKNPYLLEKVMKVFNIKEYSSNYKKDVYNPDFYVALANDADQEQQPSQPKTPINDIDEGISKQNAKGRRPSGWSPETE; from the exons ATGAAAGAAATAGATATAGATAGTGTATCAACAAACAATGAACCAAATGTCCCAAAACAATTAGAG aataatatattacaactCAAGAAACTCCACGAACAGGGCTGCACGATCAACGCTAACATAGAAAACTCTGTTGATTTCAAGAATCCATATCTATTAGAG AAGGTTATGAAAGTGTTCAACATCAAGGAATATAGCTCCAATTACAAAAAGGACGTATATAATCCAGATTTTTATGTCGCCCTCGCTAATGATGCTGACCAAGAACAACAACCATCGCAACCAAAAACACCGATTAATGACATAGATGAGGGAATAAGTAAACAGAATGCCAAGGGAAGGAGACCTTCAGGGTGGTCACCCGAAACCGAATGA
- a CDS encoding Rab5-interacting protein (Rab5ip) family protein: MSIPSKPSKAASLAHEEASKIRSSNGLWKAKCGLALLTGIILGIIPVRGVYGFIIFVFVQCLVGQLYLASMKLPDYVLDQIEALTEHSITAFSVFIVSWVVSYSLYNY; encoded by the exons ATGTCTATACCATCGAAGCCGAGTAAAGCTGCTTCTCTAGCACATGAAGAGGCTTCCAag ATACGTAGCTCCAATGGGCTGTGGAAGGCAAAGTGCGGCCTAGCGCTACTTACTGGCATTATATTGGGTATAATCCCGGTAAGAGGAGTCTATGGGTTCATaatttttgtttttgttcAATGTTTGGTTGGACAGCTTTACCTGGCGTCGATGAAGCTGCCAGACTATGTACTGGATCAAATCGAAGCTTTGACGGAGCACTCTATCACTGCGTTTAGTGTTTTTATA gTCAGCTGGGTTGTATCATACAGTCTTTATAACTATTGA
- a CDS encoding putative integral membrane protein: MNDISSMETPATPSEKFGTMAWLDNHMKLVFSSIIGVGYAFLGLLCAYVVYLAKLRSTQNLLNLTVMVGIFITLVALSNIVGILAVALMSESCLTIFTVNNSFIILLDVFLSGIHFGMATHNGREAIVTDSTANVFFLTGFCFTSKALLYIMMLYLGFRLKKTLRHSVLIGDIKINDGNTTISGDLNKTQMGIPIIITNQK; the protein is encoded by the coding sequence ATGAATGACATCAGCTCAATGGAAACTCCAGCAACACCATCGGAGAAATTCGGAACTATGGCATGGCTTGACAATCACATGAAATTGGTATTCTCATCAATAATAGGGGTAGGATACGCCTTTCTTGGTCTTCTGTGCGCATATGTTGTCTATCTGGCCAAACTACGAAGCACCCAAAACCTTCTCAACCTAACTGTAATGGTTGGGATTTTCATCACACTCGTAGCGTTGAGCAATATTGTAGGCATATTAGCTGTAGCCCTAATGTCCGAATCGTGTCTTACAATATTCACCGTGAACAACTCGTTCATAATATTGCTTGATGTCTTCCTATCGGGAATACACTTTGGAATGGCAACTCACAACGGAAGGGAAGCTATAGTGACAGACAGCACAGCTAACGTCTTCTTTCTAACGGGATTCTGCTTCACCTCGAAGGCACTTCTTTACATCATGATGTTATACCTGGGTTTCAGACTGAAGAAGACACTGCGACATTCAGTTCTTATTGGTGACATTAAAATCAACGATGGCAACACCACAATATCCGGTGACCTCAACAAAACACAGATGGGAATACCCATTATCATCACTAATCAGAAATGA
- a CDS encoding WD domain G-beta repeat family protein: MVETVGARPGQYDRLLRSSIHKSLNLFAGEFGALPYNPLDGFTRRRLSCKILDEYGPVLNYVPKVAPRQSQSGPVNTSANKDAPFTINVRKAKTPTAEVVDGLHAALASTHANVNKLPYLDATVSDEVHLGIVRKRSMLAIDDSDSAKRRETLALSVVVDGSSPVSNSMGSYFRETISSGHAIAPLAIKPKRDTIRRHQPKWHPPWKLYRMIVGHQGWVHCVSVDVSNQWFATGSSDRLIKIWDLATCQLKLSLTGHINAVRDLKISDRHAYLFSCGEDNTVKCWDIEQNKVIRSYHGHLSGVYCLALHPALDVLFSGGRDAVVRVWDIRTKEAVHVLSGHSGTIMSLVSQNSEPQVISGSQDKTVRLWDLAAGKNIVTLTNHKKSVRALAVHPTEYTFCSAGADNVKVWKCPEGVFSRNLSGHNSILNCAAIKDDGESSMLVAGSNNGQLHFWDWETGYKFQTLESTVQKGSLESENGIFGCAFDMSETRLITAECDKTVKIWIQDPDATPETHPVVWKPEASLKQY, encoded by the coding sequence ATGGTTGAAACCGTTGGCGCGCGCCCTGGTCAATATGACCGTCTTTTGCGCTCGAGCATACACAAATCGTTGAATCTGTTTGCTGGCGAGTTTGGAGCACTTCCGTATAATCCATTGGATGGGTTTACTCGGCGTCGTCTCTCATGCAAGATTTTAGATGAGTATGGACCGGTTCTAAACTACGTACCTAAGGTAGCTCCACGCCAATCGCAAAGTGGTCCCGTCAACACAAGTGCTAACAAAGATGCGCCATTTACAATAAATGTGCGGAAGGCTAAGACACCTACTGCTGAAGTGGTTGACGGCTTACACGCTGCTTTGGCAAGTACTCATGCTAACGTTAACAAGTTACCTTATTTGGACGCTACTGTATCTGATGAAGTACATCTAGGCATTGTAAGAAAGCGGTCGATGTTGGCAATCGACGATTCCGATTCAGCTAAAAGACGTGAAACCTTGGCTCTTAGCGTTGTAGTAGATGGTTCATCACCGGTGTCTAATTCCATGGGCTCATATTTCCGTGAGACCATTTCCTCAGGACACGCTATCGCACCTCTTGCTATAAAACCAAAGCGGGATACTATTCGTCGTCATCAGCCGAAGTGGCATCCTCCATGGAAGCTATATCGCATGATCGTGGGTCACCAGGGTTGGGTCCATTGTGTATCTGTGGATGTATCTAACCAGTGGTTTGCCACTGGTAGCTCTGACAGACTAATTAAGATTTGGGATTTAGCAACTTGTCAGCTAAAGCTGTCTCTTACTGGTCACATCAATGCAGTGCGTGACTTGAAGATATCTGACCGTCATGCTTACTTATTCAGTTGTGGTGAGGATAACACCGTCAAATGCTGGGACATTGAGCAAAATAAGGTAATCCGTAGTTACCATGGCCATTTATCTGGTGTATATTGTTTGGCGTTACATCCAGCATTGGATGTCCTTTTCAGCGGCGGTCGTGATGCCGTCGTGAGGGTTTGGGACATTCGAACAAAGGAAGCAGTTCATGTATTATCCGGTCACAGTGGCACTATCATGAGTCTAGTTTCACAAAATTCCGAGCCTCAGGTTATATCTGGATCACAGGATAAAACAGTTCGGTTGTGGGACTTGGCGGCAGGTAAAAATATAGTCACCTTGACCAACCACAAGAAAAGTGTGCGTGCTCTTGCTGTACATCCAACTGAATACACGTTTTGCAGTGCTGGTGCAGATAATGTAAAGGTATGGAAATGTCCGGAAGGCGTTTTTAGCCGCAACCTGAGCGGCCACAACTCAATATTAAACTGTGCTGCAATTAAGGACGACGGAGAATCTTCAATGTTAGTTGCGGGTTCTAACAATGGACAGTTACATTTTTGGGACTGGGAAACTGGTTACAAGTTCCAAACTCTGGAAAGCACGGTACAAAAAGGATCCTTGGAGAGTGAGAATGGCATTTTCGGTTGTGCGTTCGACATGAGTGAAACTCGGCTAATAACGGCTGAATGTGACAAAACTGTGAAGATATGGATTCAGGATCCGGATGCCACGCCAGAAACACACCCGGTGGTATGGAAGCCAGAGGCTTCACTTAAACAATACTAA